The proteins below are encoded in one region of Knoellia sp. S7-12:
- the aroE gene encoding shikimate dehydrogenase, whose translation MSKSFLSVLSGSFSTPADDNPTVAMMEAAYAAAGLDARYVNCDVASADLADAIIGARAMGWVGFNCSMPHKVAVIDHLDGLGESAELIGAVNCVVARDGGLIGENTDGRGFVEALRELRHPGGTHVVVLGAGGAGRAIAIEMALAGAGHITIVNRSVGRAESLATLVAERTDAEADFRPWTSAYAVPASADVVVNATSVGLGDAEALIDIDLDSLRPDLLVADVIPNPPHTAYLRAAAQRGAQTLDGLGMLVAQGAVAIELWHGVSPNRDVMRARLSEVLGLETTN comes from the coding sequence ATGTCCAAGAGCTTCCTCAGCGTGCTGTCCGGGTCCTTCTCCACCCCGGCGGATGACAACCCGACGGTCGCGATGATGGAGGCGGCCTACGCGGCAGCCGGGCTCGACGCCCGCTACGTCAACTGCGACGTGGCCTCCGCCGACCTCGCCGACGCGATCATCGGCGCCCGGGCCATGGGCTGGGTGGGGTTCAACTGCTCGATGCCGCACAAGGTCGCGGTCATCGACCACCTCGACGGGCTCGGCGAGTCGGCCGAGCTCATCGGTGCGGTGAACTGTGTCGTGGCACGCGACGGTGGCCTCATCGGCGAGAACACCGACGGTCGCGGCTTCGTCGAGGCGTTGCGCGAGCTGCGCCACCCGGGCGGCACCCATGTGGTCGTCCTCGGTGCGGGCGGGGCCGGCCGGGCCATCGCCATCGAGATGGCGCTCGCCGGTGCCGGTCATATCACCATCGTCAACCGCAGCGTCGGGCGCGCCGAATCGCTCGCCACCCTCGTCGCAGAGCGCACCGACGCCGAAGCGGACTTCCGGCCGTGGACCAGCGCGTATGCCGTCCCCGCCAGTGCCGATGTCGTCGTCAACGCCACGTCGGTCGGGCTGGGTGACGCCGAGGCCCTCATCGACATCGACCTCGACAGCCTCAGACCCGATCTGCTGGTAGCCGACGTCATCCCGAATCCACCGCACACGGCATACCTGCGCGCGGCAGCGCAACGCGGGGCGCAGACCCTCGACGGACTGGGCATGCTCGTTGCCCAGGGCGCGGTCGCGATCGAGCTGTGGCACGGCGTCAGTCCCAACCGCGATGTGATGCGCGCCCGACTGTCCGAGGTGTTGGGCCTCGAAACGACGAACTGA
- a CDS encoding NAD(P)-dependent alcohol dehydrogenase, with protein sequence MTESTQTPTAQSPAGEHAATSVPATMRSAFHERYDAPEEVVSVRTVPTPQPAAGEVLVRVRAASVNALDWHYLTGLPMFARPSLGLRRPKRQVPGADASGEVVAVGEGVTLHHVGDQVFGEIDGGGFAEYALAPEDWWLPLPDGVSREQATTLGVAAETALQGLRDWGNLRDGQRVLIAGASGGVGSFAVRLAKILGASHITAVCSTRNVDAALAGGADRVIDYTREDVRDLGDRFDVFFDNAGTLPLRDCRKLLVKGGTYVSITAPKTKWVKPMPRMLSVPLYFAFTGEKAPAFKVASRSVADQAWLAEQVSAGRLEPLIEQRWSLEDAPEVLRRQGEFHAQGKSLIIP encoded by the coding sequence ATGACCGAGTCAACGCAGACCCCCACCGCCCAGTCCCCCGCCGGAGAGCACGCCGCAACATCCGTCCCCGCGACGATGCGCTCGGCATTCCATGAGCGCTACGACGCCCCCGAGGAGGTCGTGTCGGTGCGGACTGTCCCCACACCACAGCCGGCCGCCGGCGAGGTCCTCGTCCGGGTTCGCGCGGCCTCGGTCAACGCGCTCGACTGGCACTACCTCACCGGCCTGCCGATGTTTGCCCGACCGAGCCTCGGCCTGCGCCGGCCCAAGCGACAGGTCCCGGGCGCTGACGCCTCCGGCGAGGTGGTCGCGGTCGGTGAGGGCGTGACCCTCCACCACGTCGGCGACCAGGTCTTCGGTGAGATCGACGGCGGCGGCTTCGCCGAGTACGCCCTGGCACCAGAGGACTGGTGGCTCCCCCTGCCCGACGGTGTCTCGCGCGAGCAGGCCACCACGTTGGGGGTCGCCGCCGAGACCGCACTCCAGGGCCTGCGCGACTGGGGCAACCTGCGGGACGGACAACGAGTCCTCATCGCCGGTGCGTCGGGTGGAGTGGGCAGCTTCGCCGTGCGCCTCGCCAAGATCCTCGGAGCCAGCCACATCACCGCGGTGTGCAGCACTCGCAATGTCGACGCCGCCCTGGCCGGTGGCGCGGACCGCGTCATCGACTACACCCGAGAGGACGTCCGCGATCTCGGCGACCGGTTCGACGTCTTCTTCGACAACGCCGGGACGCTGCCCCTGCGCGACTGCCGCAAACTCCTCGTCAAGGGTGGCACCTACGTGTCGATCACGGCCCCCAAGACCAAGTGGGTCAAGCCCATGCCCCGCATGCTGAGCGTCCCGCTCTACTTCGCCTTCACCGGTGAGAAGGCACCCGCGTTCAAGGTCGCGTCACGCAGCGTGGCCGACCAGGCCTGGCTCGCCGAGCAGGTCTCCGCCGGGCGACTCGAGCCCCTCATCGAGCAGCGTTGGTCCCTCGAGGACGCGCCCGAGGTCCTGCGTCGACAGGGCGAGTTCCACGCACAGGGCAAGTCGCTCATCATTCCCTGA
- a CDS encoding TetR/AcrR family transcriptional regulator C-terminal domain-containing protein, which produces MTNPARRTAGSRATRRPLSRDRVLRRAVKLADTSGLEAVSMRRLGTDLGVEAMSLYNHVANKEALLDAMVEHVGAELNAEMGELAAEAAIDPAQDWKSALRARALAARVVMLRHPWMPTVLQSRTTMSLEVIRYFDGVVAILMAGGFGHDLTHHALHALGSRVLGFSQELFDPGDGSEDNSEEVLAQMAELVPHLVAMLANAAHTDGPEQTLGWCDDQTEFEFGLDVTLDGLERRHPSKA; this is translated from the coding sequence GTGACCAACCCCGCGAGACGCACCGCTGGCAGCCGCGCCACCCGCAGGCCCCTCAGCCGTGACCGGGTGCTCCGTCGCGCCGTGAAGCTCGCCGACACCTCCGGGCTGGAGGCCGTCTCGATGCGTCGGCTGGGCACCGACCTCGGCGTCGAGGCGATGTCGCTCTACAACCACGTGGCCAACAAGGAGGCGCTCCTGGACGCCATGGTCGAGCACGTCGGGGCCGAGCTCAACGCGGAGATGGGCGAGCTTGCCGCCGAGGCAGCCATCGACCCGGCACAGGACTGGAAGAGCGCGCTGAGAGCCCGCGCCCTGGCCGCACGCGTCGTCATGCTGCGACACCCCTGGATGCCGACCGTGCTGCAATCCCGCACCACGATGAGCCTCGAGGTCATCCGCTACTTCGACGGTGTCGTCGCGATCCTCATGGCCGGCGGGTTCGGCCACGACCTCACCCACCACGCGCTCCACGCCCTCGGCAGTCGCGTCCTCGGCTTCAGCCAGGAGCTCTTCGACCCGGGCGATGGCAGCGAGGACAACTCCGAGGAGGTCCTCGCCCAGATGGCCGAGCTCGTGCCCCACCTCGTGGCGATGCTGGCGAACGCCGCCCACACCGACGGCCCCGAGCAGACGCTCGGGTGGTGCGATGACCAGACCGAGTTCGAGTTCGGGCTCGACGTCACCCTCGACGGCCTCGAACGCCGCCACCCCAGCAAGGCCTGA
- a CDS encoding MerR family transcriptional regulator, whose protein sequence is MKTQTAMRETTGVDELLTVGQVAQTFGVTVRTLHHYDEVGLLSPSERSRAGYRLYTPDDLERLATIVTYRRLDLPLDEVAALLRGDGSTLEHLRRQRDAVMDKVEELHGLIDAIDRALEREMNEQPATREDLKEIFGDGFKDEYQDEAQERWGETDAWKQSARRTKNYTVADWEKVKTESAAVNDAFVAALRAGLPATSPEAMDAAEEHRVQIDTWFYDCTHDFQRNLADMYVADPRFTKTYEDIAPGLAVYVREAIHANADRHA, encoded by the coding sequence ATGAAGACACAGACTGCGATGCGTGAAACTACTGGCGTGGATGAACTGCTCACGGTGGGACAGGTGGCGCAGACCTTCGGGGTGACGGTGCGAACGCTGCACCACTACGACGAGGTCGGGCTGCTGAGCCCGTCGGAGCGTTCACGCGCCGGCTATCGCCTCTACACCCCGGACGACCTGGAGCGCCTGGCGACGATCGTCACCTATCGGCGGCTGGACCTGCCCCTCGACGAGGTGGCGGCCCTGCTCCGCGGTGACGGCTCGACTCTCGAGCACCTTCGCCGCCAGCGCGACGCGGTCATGGACAAGGTCGAGGAGCTGCACGGGCTCATCGACGCGATCGATCGAGCACTGGAGAGAGAGATGAACGAGCAGCCGGCAACCCGCGAGGACCTCAAGGAGATCTTCGGCGACGGGTTCAAGGACGAGTACCAGGACGAGGCGCAGGAGCGTTGGGGCGAGACCGATGCCTGGAAGCAGTCGGCTCGTCGGACCAAGAACTACACGGTCGCGGACTGGGAGAAGGTCAAGACCGAGTCGGCCGCGGTCAACGACGCGTTCGTCGCGGCGCTACGGGCGGGCCTGCCGGCGACGTCGCCCGAGGCGATGGACGCCGCCGAGGAGCATCGGGTCCAGATCGACACGTGGTTCTACGACTGCACGCACGACTTCCAGCGCAACCTCGCCGACATGTATGTCGCCGACCCGCGCTTCACGAAGACGTACGAGGACATCGCACCGGGACTCGCGGTCTATGTGCGGGAGGCGATCCACGCGAACGCCGACCGCCACGCCTGA
- the tmk gene encoding dTMP kinase: MTQGLFIAFEGGDGAGKSTQVRLLAAALEDLGREVVVTRQPGGTPLGAQIRDLVLHGDHVSSRAEALLFAADKAHHVDQLIRPSMDRGAVVITDRYTDSAVAYQGAGRDLGALEVHNLQMWAVGSLVPDLTVIVDVSAQEGRRRRGEVHDRLEAEADTFHDAIRHHYLAMAQGSPERYLVVDGTTAPDEIHAAVLGRLESSGLLEGGGA, translated from the coding sequence GTGACACAGGGACTCTTCATCGCCTTCGAGGGCGGCGACGGCGCGGGCAAGTCGACCCAAGTGCGTCTGCTCGCGGCTGCCCTCGAGGATCTGGGGCGTGAGGTCGTCGTGACGCGGCAGCCCGGCGGGACGCCTCTGGGTGCCCAGATCCGTGACCTCGTCCTGCACGGCGACCATGTGTCATCGCGGGCCGAGGCCCTGCTCTTTGCCGCGGACAAGGCGCACCACGTCGACCAGCTCATCCGCCCGTCGATGGACCGGGGAGCCGTCGTCATCACCGACCGCTACACCGACTCGGCCGTCGCCTATCAGGGCGCAGGCCGGGACCTCGGTGCTCTCGAGGTGCACAACCTGCAGATGTGGGCAGTCGGTTCGCTGGTGCCTGACCTGACCGTCATTGTCGACGTGAGTGCGCAGGAGGGGCGTCGTCGTCGTGGCGAGGTCCACGACCGCCTCGAGGCCGAGGCCGACACCTTCCACGACGCCATCCGCCACCACTACCTCGCCATGGCCCAAGGGTCACCGGAGCGCTACCTCGTCGTCGACGGCACGACCGCGCCTGACGAGATCCACGCGGCCGTCTTGGGGCGGCTCGAGTCGTCGGGTCTGCTCGAAGGTGGGGGCGCATGA
- a CDS encoding DNA polymerase III subunit delta', whose protein sequence is MSVWRDVIGQDPAIATLSRAVADPAAMTHAWLFTGPPGSGRSVAARAFAAALQCPQGGCGECRECRTAADGTHADVDVIATEGLSIKVEQARDLVGLAAHRPSVGRFRVIIVEDADRLTERAADALLKALEEPVPRTVWMLCAPSVEDVIITIRSRSRQVRLRTPSVEAVADLLVRRDGVDPPMAMYAARAAQSHVGLARRLARDEHARIRRHDVITLASKIRTVGDAIDAASDLSTIATEESQASSAERDAAEKARLLEILGGDPSARTQPPHIRSQVSSLEKDQKARATRFSRDMMDRALVDLLSVYRDALVLHTGAQTALVNEDARQTVQQVAQVLSPVRVLVAMDAIGTARERIAANVQPLLALEAMALELRLPR, encoded by the coding sequence ATGAGCGTCTGGCGCGACGTCATCGGGCAGGACCCGGCCATCGCGACCCTGTCGCGCGCCGTGGCCGACCCGGCTGCGATGACCCACGCGTGGCTGTTCACCGGTCCGCCGGGTTCCGGTCGTTCGGTGGCGGCGCGCGCCTTCGCGGCCGCACTGCAGTGTCCGCAGGGCGGGTGTGGCGAGTGCCGTGAGTGCCGGACCGCGGCCGACGGCACCCATGCCGATGTCGACGTCATCGCGACCGAAGGTCTCTCGATCAAGGTCGAGCAGGCCCGTGACCTTGTCGGACTCGCGGCCCACCGCCCGTCGGTCGGTCGCTTCCGCGTGATCATCGTCGAGGACGCCGACCGGCTCACCGAGCGTGCCGCCGACGCTCTGCTCAAGGCGTTGGAGGAGCCGGTTCCGCGCACGGTGTGGATGCTGTGCGCACCCTCGGTCGAGGATGTCATCATCACGATCCGCTCGCGCTCGCGGCAGGTGCGCCTGCGCACCCCGTCGGTCGAGGCGGTGGCTGACCTGCTCGTGCGTCGCGATGGCGTCGATCCACCGATGGCCATGTATGCCGCCCGCGCGGCTCAGTCGCACGTCGGCCTTGCGCGTCGGTTGGCTCGCGACGAGCACGCCCGCATCCGCCGGCACGACGTCATCACCCTCGCGTCCAAGATCCGCACCGTCGGCGACGCGATCGACGCAGCCTCCGACCTGTCGACGATCGCCACCGAGGAGTCACAGGCGTCCTCGGCCGAACGTGACGCCGCCGAGAAGGCCAGGCTCCTGGAGATCCTGGGCGGCGACCCGTCGGCGCGAACCCAACCCCCGCACATCCGCTCTCAGGTGTCGTCCCTCGAGAAGGATCAGAAGGCCAGGGCCACGAGGTTCTCGCGAGACATGATGGACCGGGCACTCGTCGACCTGCTGTCGGTCTATCGCGACGCGCTGGTGCTGCACACCGGTGCTCAGACGGCCCTCGTCAACGAGGATGCCCGCCAGACCGTGCAGCAGGTCGCCCAAGTGCTCTCACCCGTGCGGGTGCTCGTGGCGATGGATGCGATCGGCACGGCGCGGGAGCGGATCGCCGCCAACGTCCAGCCGTTGCTCGCCCTCGAGGCGATGGCGCTCGAGCTCCGGCTGCCCCGCTGA